One window from the genome of Spirosoma rhododendri encodes:
- a CDS encoding glycosyltransferase family 4 protein translates to MENKRILIYSQAFAPDHSGIPIYASDFAFYCAEKGHDVDVITGFPFYPQWKKRPEDKGKLFATDVINNVTIHRGYLYVPSNPSTFGRILHELSLAFFALINSCRVKRPDVIVVFTTPVIIGVLAAFMNLFWRRKLVINVQDFQVEAAHSLGMMSDSPVLKATEALEVWSYNQADYVSSISDSMLDLLRHRKQLPAEKVLSWPNWNHSDDSTTERPPAGLFRKKYGFSPDTKLIGYAGNIGKKQGLDVMLDAALAFAGTPNLHFLIIGEGADLERLKEYAAAKSIPNVTFMPFLNPAEYLTFLADVDAVFIAQVKVAFDIYFPSKLLGIMAMEQLLIINADADSELYKTTKKHDLALVSDYGDMDTLRRQIGLVLADDPIVDRHKTAAGQFVRQFRRDVVLSRILSTLTETPVALPSLKEATL, encoded by the coding sequence ATGGAAAACAAACGTATCTTAATCTACAGTCAGGCATTTGCCCCCGATCACAGCGGCATTCCCATCTACGCATCGGACTTTGCGTTCTATTGTGCCGAAAAAGGCCACGATGTCGACGTAATCACCGGATTTCCGTTTTACCCGCAGTGGAAAAAACGCCCGGAAGATAAAGGCAAACTGTTCGCGACCGACGTCATCAACAACGTCACGATTCACCGGGGCTATCTCTACGTGCCGAGCAATCCATCGACGTTCGGCCGGATTCTGCACGAGCTGTCGCTGGCGTTTTTTGCGCTGATCAACTCCTGCCGGGTCAAGCGCCCCGACGTCATCGTTGTCTTCACGACGCCCGTTATCATTGGCGTACTGGCAGCTTTCATGAACTTGTTCTGGCGTCGGAAGCTGGTTATCAACGTGCAGGACTTTCAGGTTGAAGCGGCTCATTCACTGGGTATGATGAGTGATTCTCCGGTGCTGAAAGCTACCGAAGCGCTGGAAGTCTGGAGCTATAATCAGGCCGATTACGTGTCCAGTATCTCCGACAGTATGCTCGATCTGCTACGCCACCGGAAGCAGTTACCAGCGGAAAAAGTGCTTTCGTGGCCCAACTGGAACCACAGCGACGACAGCACTACCGAACGGCCACCAGCGGGTCTGTTCCGTAAAAAGTACGGCTTCTCACCCGACACGAAACTGATCGGCTACGCGGGTAACATCGGTAAAAAACAGGGCCTCGACGTGATGCTCGATGCCGCCCTGGCTTTTGCCGGCACGCCCAACCTGCATTTTCTCATCATCGGCGAAGGGGCTGATCTGGAGCGACTCAAAGAGTACGCAGCAGCCAAGTCTATCCCAAACGTGACGTTCATGCCGTTTCTAAACCCGGCCGAGTACCTGACGTTTCTGGCCGATGTCGATGCGGTATTCATTGCGCAGGTTAAGGTTGCGTTCGACATCTACTTCCCGTCCAAGCTGCTGGGTATCATGGCGATGGAGCAACTGCTTATCATCAACGCCGATGCCGACTCTGAGCTGTACAAGACAACCAAAAAACACGATCTGGCGCTGGTGAGCGACTACGGCGATATGGATACCCTGCGCCGGCAGATTGGGCTCGTATTGGCTGATGATCCGATCGTAGACCGGCACAAGACGGCGGCTGGTCAGTTTGTGCGTCAGTTCCGGCGCGATGTCGTGCTGTCGCGCATCCTGTCAACCCTCACCGAAACACCCGTAGCTCTACCATCGCTGAAAGAAGCAACCCTGTAA